The region CATCGACGAAGTCCGTCTGCACCTGCGCCCAGCGGGCGAGAAAGTCGTTGCGGGCGATCGGCGACAGCGCCACGATGTCGAGCTTGTCCCGTTTGCGTGCGCGGGCGGCGAGTTCCTTCTCGGCCGCTTTCGGATCGCCCTTCTCGGATACCACGCGGTGGTACTCGGGTCCGAAGTGTTGCTTGAGTTGCTCACTGCGATTGCGGCCGCCGCGGGAACGCACTGCGACGATCAGCACGGCGAGTACGACGACGATTGCTGCGGCGATCAAGATCCATTGCCAAGTAGGCATTTTGAGCTCCTTTCGTTCGCGTCGAATAACCGGCACTCGGTCTACGCAAACGTCAGATTGTGACGAGCGTCACCAAATGCCTGGTCGGTGGTCAGAAGTAGTGGCGACGTCCGCCGACGGCGCGTCCGGTGGCGCCCAGGATGGCCAGGATGGCACCGACGATCACGAGGATGATGCCGATGGTCCAGAGCAGCGAGATCTTGAGGAGGAATCCCGCGATGAGCAGGATGATGCCGAGGATGATCATGATCGAACCTTCCGTTGGGGTGTCGGTCGCTACGACCCGTTGATTCAGTCGACCACCCTTAAGGGGGTGGCGGTACACCCCTAAGGAGGTAATGTCACCGCCGTGCCCGAGGCTGTTCGCGCACCGATCACGGTGGCGCTCGTCGACGACTACGACGTCGTCGTGCAGGGGGTGGCCAACATGCTCGACCCGTACCGGGACCGTGTGGTCATCGCCGAACTCGATGCGAGTGTGCCGCTCAAGGACACCGTCGACATCGCGCTCTACGACAGCTTCGCCCAGCCCGAGTCGGACCACGAAGAGATCGGCGTGCTGGTGGCCAACCCGTGCGCCCGGCGAGTTGTGGTGTACA is a window of Mycolicibacterium chubuense NBB4 DNA encoding:
- a CDS encoding DUF6131 family protein; amino-acid sequence: MIILGIILLIAGFLLKISLLWTIGIILVIVGAILAILGATGRAVGGRRHYF